The Methanosarcina barkeri MS DNA window TAATGCTCTCAATCCGTGTAGTTTAAGTTGCATTCGACCTCGCATCTTTCCTTTAAGTAATTCTGAAATCCTTTATGAAAGGAATGAAAAAATATTCACAGATAAATTAAAAAAATCTAAAATTATGGGTAAATTATTTAACTTTTGAAAATTATTCATTTTAAAAACAAAATATAATTAATATGTAATATGTGGGAGGAAAAGCAACGGAACAGATGCCAGTAAGATGTGGAGAATGCGAAATGTACAGCAGATCCTACGGATTTTGCCTGAAGATAATGGAATACGTTTCTCCAAAAGAAACGGATTTCAGATGTCTGAAAAGTAAAACTGTCCCGAGACAGGGTGGTTTTTAACACTTCAATAGGCGTTTTTGAGCTCTTTATCTTAGGGCTTACATACTTGAAGAACAAAATCAATTAAATCAATTACGTCAAAGACTGTGGATTTAAGTCACGTTTTAGACAGTTATTGGTCTGATGCTGTTGATTTTTTTAGTTCAACTGCGTAAGTCCTACATTTTTTTAAACTTTAACTTTCTTTTATATGCCCTCTTTCAAATATATGCTCTTTTTCAAATCTTCCTACGGAACATACACGCTTTTGACTACTCTGAGGAAAAAGACTCTACTTTTCCGGAATCGTTGCTAATACCCGAAAAAATATGAAATTTTTTGAATTCGTGAGATGGAAAACTCCACTCGTCGTGACTTCCGGGTCTTCTATCTCGAAAGAACACTCAAATCCTTGCGATGATCGCCCATGACACCGATGTTTTTGATTATGCCTGCTCAACAACAGTACACAGTTCATGAAGTGAAACCATGACCGATCAAACTAACCGGCGAAAAGGAAAATGGATTGAATATTTTGGTGATAGCAGGATGGTAACAACTCTTGACAACCAACAATGCAGGCCTCCTTGATTGATTGACTACTTTGAAAGAGACGGAGAGCCGGGTATGATACTTATAGGGGCGAAGGAACAGTCAGATGTATCAAATATATATCAAATATATATCAAATATATATCAAATATATATCAAATATATATCAAATATATCTCAAATTCGAAGAGGTTTTATGCCATCGGCAAATAGATAATTTTACAAATCGAAAATATGTAATCGAGAATGTTTTTCTCGGTTGACTTCCAGATATTCGTTTTTTCTGGTCATATCCTCAAGTTCTCGACATTCAAACCTTAGTTTTATAATCGTGAATGTCATATACTCACCCTGTCTCTACAAATACAAAACAATCAGAACGCTAAGTTAAAGTAGACAACAATCTCGAATTGTTTACTGATTTCTGTAAAACAATCTCAATTTTGACGGATCGACATGATAGGCATTTCAAAACTTTACTGTGGAACCGTGGAACCCTCAGATGCACTTCGCTATGGAAGGGACTCAAAAAAGCTTCCCTCTCACTTGCTGCAGTTTTCAAAAGATAAAAAGCCAGTTGTAGTCTGGAACATGACTCGCCGCTGCAACCTGAAATGTGTCCATTGTTATGCCCAGGCAAAGGACATAGAATTTGAAAATGAGCTTTCAACTGAAGAAGGCAAAGCTCTTATCGATGACCTTGCGAGTTTCGGAAGTCCGGTAATCCTTTTTTCCGGAGGGGAACCAACCATGAGAAAAGACCTGCCTGAGCTCGCAGCCTATGCGCGTGAAAAAGGGATGAGGGCTGTAATTTCCACAAACGGAACGCTCATAGACCGGGATTTGGCAAGAAAGCTAAAGGACGTCGGTCTCTCTTATGTAGGAGTTTCTCTTGATGGGATAAGGGAAACGAATGACAAATTCAGGGGCATGAAAGGGGCATTCGATGCAGCTCTAAGAGGGCTTCATAATTGCCAGGAAGAAGGCATAAAGGTTGGCTTGCGTTTTACCATCAACAAGCAAAATGTAAGGGATATTCCTGCAATCTTTGACCTGCTTGAAAAAGAAAAAATTCCAAGAATATGTTTCTATCATCTGGTTTATGCAGGTCGGGGCTCAAAAATGGTAAATGAAGATCTTTCCCTTGAGGAATCCAGGCAGGCTGTAGACTTGATACTTGAGAGGACAAGGAAACTTCACGAAAAAGGTTTGCCTGCCGAAGTCCTGACAGTGGATAACCATTGTGACGGTCCATACCTGTACATGAAGCTCCTCAAAGAGAATCCTGAAAGAGCTGCCGAGGTATTTGAACTTCTTTCCATGAACCAGGGAAATTCTTCAGGGATAGGTATAGGTTGCGTATCTTGGGACGGGGCGGTACATGCCGATCAGTTCTGGAGACATTATTCCTTTGGAAATGTGCGGGAACGCCCATTCAGTGAAATCTGGACTGACCTGAGTGATGAACTCATGGCTGGGCTTAAAAACCGAAAACCCCTTATAAAAGCTCACGCAGACCGCTGTGCCCACTGCAAATGGCTGGATATTTGCAATGGGAATTTCAGGGTAAGGGCTGAAGCCGTATATGGGAATGTCTGGGCAGATGACCCTGCATGTTACCTGACAAAAGAAGAAATTGGGTATTACGAAGCCTGAAATTTAATTCTTTATTTAATTCTTTATTTAATTCTTTATTTAATTCTTTATTTAATTCTTTATTTAATTCTTTATTTAATTCTTTATTTAATTCTTTATTTAATTCTTTATTTAATTCCGGTTTATCCAATTTCTATTTTTTTTCTTAACTTTCCAAACAACTATTTTTTAGATTTTCTTCTGTAAGCCTGTTACCACTGGCTTTTTTCCTTCGAGTTAGCTTTATAATTGAGTTCATCTCAAAACTTGAAATTTGCTTCTTAGACCGTGTATTTTGAATAATCAATCAATCTTATGATCATGAAAATAATTCTGAGAATTCCCAATGATTAAGAGTAAAGTGGCTTTTGGGATAGACTCATTACTTATTTAACAGGGTTGGAAATATACCATTTTGGGGTGCATGTTTCAAACCCATCATACCATTCCAGAACATTTTTAGCTTGCCTGAGCATCGTGCTAATTTCTTTGTTTCCGAATTTGAGTGCCCAGGGGATTGATGAAAGCTGGTTGCTCGCAATGTATAAAGCCATTAATTTGAAAAATAAAATGGGCACATTATGATGAAAATATCCATTAATGCGTCCGGATGCAAATGAAGCACTTATATCTGCACACCAGGTAATACGGTTGAATTCTTCCCAGGGGTCACCATAATCAAGCCTGTTAAAATCAATGATTCCCAGCTCTCCGGACTTTGTAACAATCATATTTCCGACGTGATAGTCCCCGTGTTGGAAGCACTGAGGGCGGTTTTTCAATAAACATCTGTGTTGTTCGATATACTCAATTATTTTATCTGCTCCTTCCAGGTGAATCCCACAAGCTTCATAATCGGCGATATTTCTATTTATTTTTTGATTGAAACGATCTGACCATGAAATCTGATTTTTTGCCGCAGGAACCTGATGAATAATTCTTAATATTTCTCCCGCTTTCACACCAAGCCGGTATTGCTCTTTGCTGTTCAGCTCTGGAAGGATATGTTCTGCATCTTTCCCTGTAATCCAGGTTAGTAAAGAATAGATGGATCGACCGTTATTGCAAATTCCAAAGTTAATGGGGCGCGATATCAAAATATCAAGGTTATCAAGTCTTTTTATTGCTTCAAAGTCTTTTTTCTTATTTTCATACTGAGAGATGTCCGATATTCTTAGTAATAATTCTCTTCCATCTGTACTTCGGATATAATATTTCTGATCGTTTGACCATCCCTTATTAATTGGCTCGACTATTTGCCATTTACAAGAGCCAGGAATTTCATTATAAAGTTTAACCATGCTAACAGCTCTATGAAAATTAAAACTTGATATTGTCGTTTGTTCAGTTACAACTTTAGAGTTTTCTTTTATAAATAGTCCTTTTTTTATGTTGAACCCATATTTTCAAGAAATAACACGGAAAACAGTTAATGGAAATAAATAAACACATGAAACCGATCCATTTGTTCCCTATCTTCCCAATTATTTTTGTTACTGCTTCAGGCTGTGTTTCAGAAAACGGACAGTCAGGAACCTATGACAATGAAACAGATTTCCTCTCATCTCAGGGACAGGTTTGAAAGTTGTGGACCTGAACTGCGTGGAATGCTGGAGTTTTATTGCGAAGTGGACAGGAGTGAAAATCGCTGACCTTTTTGAAGAAGCTGGAAACTACGAAAATGAGAGTACGATTATTTTTTACAGTGAGGATGGATATTCTACCTCTCTTGATAATGACTACAATGCTAGAAACCGTTATTATCCTCACATACAGGATTAATGATGTAGCCCTACATCCTGACAGAGTTTTCCCTTTAGCTTGTAGTCGAAGGCAAATATGGGCAAAAATGGATGAAGTGGATTAGAAGATAGGAACTTAGTAATGATGAAAATTTAATTTCAAGTACTTATAGAGCCTATCCCGAAACTCAAAATTTGATTTTTGAATCTCGTATTTGGAGCAATCAATTGAATACTTAATCACTAAAATGATCCTGTAAATTCATGATGATTTAGAATCAAAATAGGTTTTGGGATAGGTTCATACTATATATTGTCATTAATTATATTTGAGAAGTGCAATTATAGAGCCATTACCTAAGTGAAAACTTGAAGTTATATCTCAGTTATTCCTTAGCAACTCTCTTATGCTCAAAACCATTAGAAATCCTTCTTTAAATAAACCATATCAATAAGTTGTTTACCACATTCGAAAATTGGATGGTCATAATTGTCAATATAAAAATTTTTAACATAATTTGACATAACAAATCCACAATTTTTATAAAACTGGATAGTAAGAGGACTATCTCCCGTACCAACAAGCATGGTTTTGCATTTGCCTTTATAATACTCAAAGATGAATTTTACTAGTTGCCTACCGTAACCCTGTCCCTGATACTTTTCATAAGTTGCTATATTTTTTAATTCGTATATATCATCATCTTCACGTGTTACTACACAGAGACTTTTCAAATCGCCATCATATAGAGTAAACATATCCCCGCGATCTAAATATTTGTCAATCATATCTTCTTGTTCGTCTGCTAAAAGCAATAAATCAAGAAACTGTTTTTTATTATCCAGAATTCTTTCAATTTTCATGGCAAATCTCGGCTAGTATAAATAATTGGAATTTCGCTGTGTTGGGTGAAATCCAAATTATCAATCAATTTTAAAATTATCGTAGGATAAATGATGTAGAAATTACAGTTAAACACCAACAACAATATTAATATATCCAAACTATAGTATAGTTTGCTCAATATAGTATACTGTTTAAAATATAGTATACTATTTCTCCAAATATAGTATACTATTATCAGTATTGCATAATCAAAAAATAAAATTGTCATCTGCTCTATCGTAAAATTATACCTGGAGATAAGAGCACATTGCGAAAAAAAATATACAATTGCGGAGTATTTCTAGATAAGTGGGGGGTAATTTGAGTTGGCATCTCGCCATGTTAATATTTTAAACCCTGGTGACCCTTTTAGGGACTGGCTTGTTGAAGAAGTTGTTGGGGATAGGCTACGGAATAAAAATTGCTCTGTTAATGTTTTTAAATACAACTCCTCCCATACGGTCTGCAAGTACCAGTTCAAGGGTGAACATTTTAGCGTTATGGCAAAGTTTTTTGCCGAACCTACCGGCCAGTTGAAAGATTATAATCCATATAAAGGCATGATGAATGAGTACCGAAACCTTAGAAAGGCTGCATCGGTAATAAATGTTGCAAGACCTCTTGCAACCAATAAGAAGTTCAACTGCGTCCTTGTAACGGAACACATACCTGGAAAATCTCTGGAATGGTACATCAGACACGAAGAAAAGCTATATGAGAGGCTTGCTGCAGTTGCACATATGCTCCGACAGTTGCATGAAAACACAAAATCTTTCTACAATAAGGAGAATGAATTCAGAAATTATCATGATGTTCTGGGCCATCTGAAACTGGATCATGACACTAGAGAGACTTTCAATAAATTACTTGGAGAATGGTGGTATAGTTCTTTGCTCGACAGGGACTACGGCTGCATGATTCACAGGGATGTCAATCTTTCCAATTATATTTTCTGCAAAGGTAAACCCTATGCCCTTGATTTTGAAAGCTCCTGGTTAGAGGCACATCCTGTCAGAGATCTCGGAATTTTAGCTGCAGAACTTAAAAACGAGTTCGAACTGCATATGGGAGGAGGGGTAAAAGCTGAACCATATATCGGAAATTTCCTCTGGGAATACAGTAGCGACGAAAAAGATTTTTACTATATTACCAGAACTTTGCCTTTTTTCATGAGTATAGGACTCCTTCGTTCGGCAAGGCTTCATCAGGGTGAACATAGAAACTACCTCATCAAAGAAGCGTGTGAATGTTTAAAGGCAATTAATTACAGATAAAGCATGAGAACTTATCTCGTCAAAGAAGCACAGTGCTTAAAGACAATTAATTACAGATAAAACATGAAGTCGAAGCTTAAGTAAAAGGGATATGGGAGGAAAGAGCATATCGGAGGATCACGAACCTGAGGTAAGCAAGGACGAAGTTACATTTCTTAGTCATTCTCTTGCAAAGGGAGAGGAGGCATTTGAGAGCTGTCATATAAAAGGGGTCATCTTTGACTGCTATGAGACCCTCATTGACATCCATACTGACGAACATAACCTGGAGACATATAAAGTACTGAGCTCATGGCTTGCCTATCAGGGAGTGAAAATCGCTCCCGAAAAGCTGTGGGATACGTATATGTCTAAGGTCAGGCAGAAAATGGAGAATTCCAGGGAAGTGTACCCTGAGATAAAGGTAGAGGAAATCTTTGCAGAGATCTGCAGGGAAAATTCGGTCTGGAATATTGACGAGAACAGCCTGGGAGTAGAAGCTTCACGGGTCTTTCGGGCAGCTTCGATACGGAAACTCCGTGCTTTTCCTCAGAGCATCAAACTGATTGAACATTGCATAAACGTTCCCAAGTGTGTAATCTCCAATGGGCAAAGAGTTTTTTCTGAACTGGAACTCAGGTTTCTCGGGCTCCATGATTATTTTGACTTTGTTATCTTCTCATCGGATGTAGGGTATAAGAAACCTGATCTCAGGCTTTTTATGACTGCGCTCAAAAGGATGGGCCTTGAACTCGAACCCAAATGTGTCATGTCAATAGGAGACTCTGAAGAAAACGAGCTAGCGCCTGCAAAAAAACTGGGAATGCGTGCCATGAATATTAAAGATGCCTGGGAGCAATTCGGATTGACAGATTGACTCTATAACATTTTCTGTCTTCTAAAAAGTAATATTTGGGAGAATATTCACTCAGTGACTCTCCCAATCACTCATATTTACTGTTCCCTTATTTTTTCCTTCACACTTTTTATCCTTCACAACTTTTTATCCTTCACACTTTTTATCCTTCACACTTTTTATCCTTCACACTTTTTATGTAAACTGCCGGAAATCCTCAGGCAGTACCTGTAAACTCTTTCCTTCGAACAGCCGGATTCCACCAGACCACAGCGGAGCGGTATTTCCTGATACACGGTCCTTCTCCTGAGTCACGATATAATTCCTCTCTAATAATTTCTTCAATCTCAGGTGTAACCTCCGTATATATTGAGTAGAAAACCCTGTACATCCTGAGCATGTTCTCAGGCGATCTTATACTTGTATAATCAATAAATCTAACATGAGGGACTCTTCCATATGTGTAAAGGAGATTATAGATCAAAGGGTATTCCGGGTACTGGGGACGAGGTTTGTTGCCCATGATTTTCTTCCAGAGTTTGGCTTCAAATGTCTGCCCTGTGCCTACCCCGCCAACCACGCAGCAGTGTCCCTGTGTTACCTCTTCCATCCGGCTTATCTGGGTCATAATATCACGAAACATCCATATGACGGTTGAGGTGATAGTAAGGTCATACCGTTCCCTAAAATCTTCAATATTTACATCCTGCCAGATTTTTGGGATAATATCATAGTTATTCACTCCGGCTTCCACGGCATTTTGAGAGATCATACGGATCATTCCTTCTGAAGGCTCAATAGCAGTTATATGATCAACCTTCTTTGCGAAGGGGATTACAAATGTTCCCGGACCTGCACCAACTTCAAGGACCCTTGAGTGAGGAGAAACAACTCCATGGAGAGCAAGTGTAGAGTATACTGACCCTCCGAACTCGTAATTGTTTGTCCGCCTGGATTCCGAGTAATCCACTGCCCTTTCACTCCAGTCATCGAGCTCATAGTCCCTGAACATAATTTTAGACCGTGCATCATAGTTGTCTTCCCAGAATCTAACCCAATCTACAGGGGCTGTAAGAGAGTCGGAAGTCATGCTACCTTCCACCATAGTAAACCCATCCTGCCATTAACCTGATATATGCCTTCATTAGCGTGATTTTGCACGTATTCCTGAATAATCTCTCTGTCCCGGTAGTTCAGAGGTCGATGTTTTTCGACACGTTTCTCAACCGAGGTAACTGCCGAGGTAACTGGCCGATTAAGTGTGTAATCGATCACATCAACGTTAGGGTACACTCCAGAATCATTGAGAATATTAAAAACTGTGATGAACTGATCAAACCCACCTTCATTGATCCCAAGAGCTTCCGTTAGTTTGAGGGTCTCTGAAGGAGCCTCGAACCCATGAGCAAGACAACAGTAACCTCTGGATACTGTCTCCATCCGCCGGATCTGCGAAAGAATATCCGAAAATTGCCAGAGTGCATGGCAGCAGATAACCAGGTCATAGTTTTTCGAATAAGCTGTCTCATCTACTTCCTGCCAGGTCTTAGGGATTATTTCAACATTGGAAAGCTCTCTGTTCTGCGCATATGACATCAATGCTGCTGCCATCTTCTCTGCAGGCTCGACAGCGGTCACCCTGCGTACCCTCTCTGCAAATGGAATCGTTATCGCTCCTGGGCCTGATGCGATATCTAAAATATGCCAATCCTTCTGCAGTAGCCCTTCTTTTTCAAACAGGTTGAGGATATTCCGGCCATGGTTACAGTCACTTGCCAATACCATATCAGAATAATCCTCTGCCCTTTGATTCCAGTAGTTTGTGGTAGAAAGCCTATTCATCTCACCGATGCCTGCAGCCCAGGCTGTCTCCCAATCGATCTGCGTAACCATATTATTCCTTCAAAATTATTAATTAACTAAAAATTAGTATTAAGATATAATAACTTATTTCTTTATTATAATGGAATATATGAAAAGAAATATAAATAGTAACAACATACACCCTGTAATTTTCATAACAAAAGATACGCAGATGTAGCAAGATGACCATGATTCTTGATGTTCAACAGTTGTGTGTACATTTTCCCGTTTCAAGCACTGTCGTCCGGGCGGTTGATGGGGTTGACATTAACATCGAAAAGTCCGAGACACTTGCAGTTATAGGAGAGAGCGGTAGCGGAAAATCGGTATTGGGACTGGCGCTACTAGGGCTGCTGCCTGCAAATTGCACTGTAAACGGAGTTATACGATATCATGGGGATGATCTTCTAACCCTTTCTGAAAATGAACTTGAAATGATCCGTGGTAGAAAGATTGCATGGGTTCCTCAGAACCCCGCCGGAGCAATGAATCCTTCGATGACTGTGGGAAACCAAATTGGAGAACCGATCTCTCTCCATATAGAAAAAGACAAAAATAAAATTAGAAAAAAGGTCCTTGAACTCCTTAAATTCATCAGAATAACTCCCCCTGAGGAAAGAATAAACTCCTATCCTTATTCATTCAGTGGCGGAATGCTTCAACGCTCACTTGTAGCTATGGGAATATCAGGCCATCCGGAAGTGCTTATTGCAGACGAACCTACAAAGGGTATAGACATAATGAATAAGCAGGCTATCACCTACCTTCTTCGGGTTTTACGTGATGAAGGAATTACTCTGATTATCATCACGCACGATCTCCAATTTGCCAAAAACCTCGCGGATAGAATTGCAGTTATGTATTCCGGGAGGATAGTGGAAATAAGAGGGAGGCAGGAATTTTTTGATGGGCCACTGCATCCTTATTCCAGAGGGTTACTTCGTTCGCTCCCTGAAAACGGTCTTCACCCTATACCATCCGTAACAGGAGATTCAGAAGAAAACGATGGAGGCTGTAAATTCCGGGTTCGATGTGCATCTGCAATAGAAAAGTGCAGGGTCGAACCTCCTCTTATTCATCTTCTGGAAGGATCGGCTGTCAGGTGCTGGCTGTATGATTGAAGGGAGAAAGTCTCATGATTGAAGGAAGAGGCCTGACCAAGATATTCGCTCCCAATTCTCCAGGAAAAAACCGGATCATCGCTGTTGATAATGTAAATATCAGGATCGAAGCAGGAGAAACCCTTACTCTTGTAGGAGAAAGCGGATGTGGAAAGTCTACTCTCTCAAGACTGCTCCTCTTGCTTATTCCTCCAACACGGGGAGAGATATTCTTTGAGGGTCAGGCTCTTACAAGACTGAAAGGGAAAGAACTCCGCTCTGTCCGGAAAAAACTTCAGATTGTGCCTCAACAGCCTGAAAGCTCCCTGGACCCCAGGTGGACGATAGCTTACTCAATCTGCGAACCTTTTCGCATACATCCTGATTCGTTACACGGAAGGCAGATGTATGAAGAGCTAAAAAGGCTTCTTAGGCTCGTTGGGCTCGAACCTGAGCAGGCAGCCAGATATCCTCACCAGCTCAGCGGTGGAGAACTGCAACGTGCTGTTATTGCTCGTGCTATTGCACTTGAGCCTTCACTTCTCATATGTGACGAACCTACTTCAATGCTTGATGTCTCCACTCAGGCATCTATCATACACCTCCTGAAAGCACTCCAGCAAGACCTCGGATGTGCCCTTCTCTTCATTACTCACGACCAGGGGCTTGCGCACGCTATTGGAGACCGGACAGCTGTAATGTTTGCCGGGCAGATAGTAGAAGAGGGACAGGGTATTCTGGATAGGCCATACCACCCATTTACTTGCAGAATCACATCTGTCTCTGATTCCGGTTCCTTACCACCATCTGAACTTCAAGGGACAAAGATTCCAGGTTCATGCGTATATTATCAATTCTGCCCGGAAAAGACAGAAAAATGCCTTCACAGCCCTGAAATGGTGGAATATGAAGATAGACGGGTTCGTTGCCATAACTTTTCGCCTACTTGATTAATCGTACACTCTCACTTGATTAATCGTACACTCTCACTTGATTAATCGTACACTCTCACTTGATTAATCGTACACTTTTGATATATCCCTGATAGATTTTAGCGGTACAACTACAATCGGAGTGCTTACTCCAATAAATTATCCCGTATTGTCTCAACGAATTCTCCATCCCAACAGGTTATCCAAAATTAAGATGATTACTCCAAAACTTCTTGTGTATGTAAGTTTTTGCAGAATTTGATGTTGATACATAACAGTCTCAGGTGTGATTAGTAAATATGAAACGAAAAGAGGGAATTCTCTTTATTCTACTGGCTCTAGTTGTCCTGGGAGCCGGCTGTACAGACAAAGAACAAAAAGGAGATAATCAAACATTATTTGTCTCAGGTCAATGGAGTCCCACCTCTATTGATCCTCACATATCGGGGACTGTTCCTCAAAGGCTCGGGTACGTAGAAACTCTCGTAGGAGTTGATTATGAAGGAAAGATTATCCCAAATCTTGCAAAATCATGGGAAGTCTCCAGTGATGGAAAAAAATGGACATTCAAATTGAGAGAGGGCGTTTTATTCCATGATGGGACACCTTTCACAGCCGAAATAATGAAAAAATCACTCGAAAGGTCCTTTATCCAATCGGCATCAACATTCGGAAAAATTCCTGTAACGTCTATTGAGGTTCCTGATAACCTGACATTGGTAATCAATCTCAATTCAACTTTCCCTGCACTTCCTGCCTATCTTTCCAAAGGAGAAAGTGCTGCTCTTGCCCCCGGATCTTATGATGCAAGCGGAAATGTCACAAAGCCTATCGGTACCGGGCCTTTTATCTTTGAATCCTGGAAACCGGACGAAGAAATTGTTCTCGTCAAGAATCCCAATTACTGGGGACATGTTGCTTCAGTTGATAAAGTGGTATACCGGGTAATTCCTGAAGTACTTACAAGAAAGATGCTCCTTGACAGTAAGGACATTCAGATAGCAATGATTCTTTCGCCCGATGTTGCTGATAAATATACCGAAAAGGCTGATTATACAG harbors:
- the ahbC gene encoding 12,18-didecarboxysiroheme deacetylase, which encodes MIGISKLYCGTVEPSDALRYGRDSKKLPSHLLQFSKDKKPVVVWNMTRRCNLKCVHCYAQAKDIEFENELSTEEGKALIDDLASFGSPVILFSGGEPTMRKDLPELAAYAREKGMRAVISTNGTLIDRDLARKLKDVGLSYVGVSLDGIRETNDKFRGMKGAFDAALRGLHNCQEEGIKVGLRFTINKQNVRDIPAIFDLLEKEKIPRICFYHLVYAGRGSKMVNEDLSLEESRQAVDLILERTRKLHEKGLPAEVLTVDNHCDGPYLYMKLLKENPERAAEVFELLSMNQGNSSGIGIGCVSWDGAVHADQFWRHYSFGNVRERPFSEIWTDLSDELMAGLKNRKPLIKAHADRCAHCKWLDICNGNFRVRAEAVYGNVWADDPACYLTKEEIGYYEA
- a CDS encoding HAD family hydrolase; protein product: MGGKSISEDHEPEVSKDEVTFLSHSLAKGEEAFESCHIKGVIFDCYETLIDIHTDEHNLETYKVLSSWLAYQGVKIAPEKLWDTYMSKVRQKMENSREVYPEIKVEEIFAEICRENSVWNIDENSLGVEASRVFRAASIRKLRAFPQSIKLIEHCINVPKCVISNGQRVFSELELRFLGLHDYFDFVIFSSDVGYKKPDLRLFMTALKRMGLELEPKCVMSIGDSEENELAPAKKLGMRAMNIKDAWEQFGLTD
- a CDS encoding ABC transporter ATP-binding protein is translated as MIEGRGLTKIFAPNSPGKNRIIAVDNVNIRIEAGETLTLVGESGCGKSTLSRLLLLLIPPTRGEIFFEGQALTRLKGKELRSVRKKLQIVPQQPESSLDPRWTIAYSICEPFRIHPDSLHGRQMYEELKRLLRLVGLEPEQAARYPHQLSGGELQRAVIARAIALEPSLLICDEPTSMLDVSTQASIIHLLKALQQDLGCALLFITHDQGLAHAIGDRTAVMFAGQIVEEGQGILDRPYHPFTCRITSVSDSGSLPPSELQGTKIPGSCVYYQFCPEKTEKCLHSPEMVEYEDRRVRCHNFSPT
- a CDS encoding class I SAM-dependent methyltransferase, giving the protein MVTQIDWETAWAAGIGEMNRLSTTNYWNQRAEDYSDMVLASDCNHGRNILNLFEKEGLLQKDWHILDIASGPGAITIPFAERVRRVTAVEPAEKMAAALMSYAQNRELSNVEIIPKTWQEVDETAYSKNYDLVICCHALWQFSDILSQIRRMETVSRGYCCLAHGFEAPSETLKLTEALGINEGGFDQFITVFNILNDSGVYPNVDVIDYTLNRPVTSAVTSVEKRVEKHRPLNYRDREIIQEYVQNHANEGIYQVNGRMGLLWWKVA
- a CDS encoding aminoglycoside phosphotransferase family protein; the encoded protein is MVKLYNEIPGSCKWQIVEPINKGWSNDQKYYIRSTDGRELLLRISDISQYENKKKDFEAIKRLDNLDILISRPINFGICNNGRSIYSLLTWITGKDAEHILPELNSKEQYRLGVKAGEILRIIHQVPAAKNQISWSDRFNQKINRNIADYEACGIHLEGADKIIEYIEQHRCLLKNRPQCFQHGDYHVGNMIVTKSGELGIIDFNRLDYGDPWEEFNRITWCADISASFASGRINGYFHHNVPILFFKLMALYIASNQLSSIPWALKFGNKEISTMLRQAKNVLEWYDGFETCTPKWYISNPVK
- a CDS encoding phosphotransferase, which encodes MASRHVNILNPGDPFRDWLVEEVVGDRLRNKNCSVNVFKYNSSHTVCKYQFKGEHFSVMAKFFAEPTGQLKDYNPYKGMMNEYRNLRKAASVINVARPLATNKKFNCVLVTEHIPGKSLEWYIRHEEKLYERLAAVAHMLRQLHENTKSFYNKENEFRNYHDVLGHLKLDHDTRETFNKLLGEWWYSSLLDRDYGCMIHRDVNLSNYIFCKGKPYALDFESSWLEAHPVRDLGILAAELKNEFELHMGGGVKAEPYIGNFLWEYSSDEKDFYYITRTLPFFMSIGLLRSARLHQGEHRNYLIKEACECLKAINYR
- a CDS encoding class I SAM-dependent methyltransferase — translated: MTSDSLTAPVDWVRFWEDNYDARSKIMFRDYELDDWSERAVDYSESRRTNNYEFGGSVYSTLALHGVVSPHSRVLEVGAGPGTFVIPFAKKVDHITAIEPSEGMIRMISQNAVEAGVNNYDIIPKIWQDVNIEDFRERYDLTITSTVIWMFRDIMTQISRMEEVTQGHCCVVGGVGTGQTFEAKLWKKIMGNKPRPQYPEYPLIYNLLYTYGRVPHVRFIDYTSIRSPENMLRMYRVFYSIYTEVTPEIEEIIREELYRDSGEGPCIRKYRSAVVWWNPAVRRKEFTGTA
- a CDS encoding molybdopterin-binding protein; this translates as MKVVDLNCVECWSFIAKWTGVKIADLFEEAGNYENESTIIFYSEDGYSTSLDNDYNARNRYYPHIQD
- a CDS encoding ABC transporter ATP-binding protein, giving the protein MTMILDVQQLCVHFPVSSTVVRAVDGVDINIEKSETLAVIGESGSGKSVLGLALLGLLPANCTVNGVIRYHGDDLLTLSENELEMIRGRKIAWVPQNPAGAMNPSMTVGNQIGEPISLHIEKDKNKIRKKVLELLKFIRITPPEERINSYPYSFSGGMLQRSLVAMGISGHPEVLIADEPTKGIDIMNKQAITYLLRVLRDEGITLIIITHDLQFAKNLADRIAVMYSGRIVEIRGRQEFFDGPLHPYSRGLLRSLPENGLHPIPSVTGDSEENDGGCKFRVRCASAIEKCRVEPPLIHLLEGSAVRCWLYD
- a CDS encoding GNAT family N-acetyltransferase; the protein is MKIERILDNKKQFLDLLLLADEQEDMIDKYLDRGDMFTLYDGDLKSLCVVTREDDDIYELKNIATYEKYQGQGYGRQLVKFIFEYYKGKCKTMLVGTGDSPLTIQFYKNCGFVMSNYVKNFYIDNYDHPIFECGKQLIDMVYLKKDF